A part of Propioniciclava coleopterorum genomic DNA contains:
- the fdxA gene encoding ferredoxin, protein MTYVITSPCVDVKDLACVEECPVDCIYEGNRMLYIQPDECVDCGACEPVCPVEAIYYEDDVPADEAEYYDINVKFFDTIGSPGGAARMGKIDADHPTVAALPPQGE, encoded by the coding sequence ATGACCTACGTGATCACGTCACCGTGCGTCGACGTCAAGGACCTCGCATGCGTGGAGGAGTGTCCGGTCGATTGCATCTACGAGGGCAACCGGATGCTCTACATCCAGCCCGACGAGTGCGTGGACTGCGGTGCCTGCGAGCCGGTCTGCCCGGTGGAGGCGATCTACTACGAGGACGACGTCCCGGCGGACGAGGCCGAGTACTACGACATCAACGTGAAGTTCTTCGACACGATCGGCAGCCCCGGCGGCGCCGCCCGCATGGGCAAGATCGACGCCGACCACCCGACGGTGGCCGCGCTGCCGCCGCAAGGGGAGTGA
- the dapC gene encoding succinyldiaminopimelate transaminase, whose translation MTSPLSGRLPDFPWDTIAGAKARAAAHPDGLCDLSVGTPVDPVPPAAQRALAEAAPDWAGYPTVWGTPTLRAAIRAYLEGRWSSVPLTDANVLPVVGTKELVALLPLQLGVGPGRTVVIPTTAYPTYEVGARIAGAEVLATDDPAAAAAANPALIWINSPANPHGAILDADALRAWVAAARSCGAVLASDECYGEFGWDAEPVSVLDPAINGGSLDGLLAAFSLSKRSNLAGYRAGFVAGDAAVVGELLAVRKHSGLMVPGPVQAVMEAMLADDAHVQEQRERYLARRAVLAPALEASGFRIDDSEGSLYLWATRGEDCRATVDWLAERGILAAPGDFYGEAGREHVRIALTASDERIAAAASRLLG comes from the coding sequence GTGACCTCCCCGCTGTCGGGGCGCCTTCCCGACTTCCCCTGGGACACGATCGCCGGGGCGAAGGCGCGCGCCGCGGCGCACCCCGACGGCCTGTGCGACCTGTCGGTCGGCACGCCGGTCGATCCCGTCCCGCCGGCCGCGCAGCGCGCGCTGGCCGAGGCCGCCCCCGACTGGGCGGGCTACCCGACCGTGTGGGGGACGCCGACGCTGCGGGCCGCGATCCGCGCCTACCTGGAGGGCCGCTGGTCCTCGGTGCCGCTGACGGACGCGAACGTGCTGCCGGTGGTGGGCACCAAGGAACTGGTGGCGCTGCTGCCGCTGCAGTTGGGCGTGGGCCCGGGGCGCACGGTCGTCATCCCGACGACCGCCTACCCGACCTACGAGGTCGGGGCGAGGATCGCCGGGGCCGAGGTGCTCGCCACCGACGACCCGGCCGCGGCCGCCGCGGCGAACCCGGCGCTGATCTGGATCAACTCGCCGGCCAACCCGCACGGCGCCATCTTGGACGCCGACGCACTGCGCGCCTGGGTGGCCGCCGCCCGCTCGTGCGGCGCGGTGCTGGCCTCCGACGAGTGCTACGGCGAGTTCGGCTGGGACGCCGAGCCGGTTTCGGTGCTCGACCCCGCGATCAACGGCGGCTCGCTGGACGGGCTGCTGGCGGCGTTCTCGCTGTCGAAGCGCTCCAACCTGGCCGGCTATCGCGCCGGGTTCGTCGCGGGCGACGCGGCGGTGGTGGGCGAACTGCTGGCCGTCCGCAAGCATTCGGGGCTGATGGTGCCCGGGCCGGTGCAGGCCGTGATGGAGGCCATGCTGGCCGACGACGCGCACGTCCAGGAACAACGCGAGCGCTACCTGGCGCGCCGCGCGGTGCTCGCGCCCGCGCTCGAGGCGTCCGGGTTCCGCATCGACGACTCCGAGGGCTCGCTGTACCTGTGGGCGACCCGGGGCGAGGACTGCCGCGCCACGGTCGACTGGCTCGCCGAGCGCGGCATCCTGGCCGCGCCGGGGGACTTCTACGGCGAGGCCGGCCGTGAGCACGTCCGGATCGCCCTCACGGCCTCCGACGAGCGGATCGCCGCCGCGGCGTCCCGCCTGCTCGGCTGA
- a CDS encoding VanW family protein gives MVTLDPAVGEAALADLGTQVHTEPENADLAIVEGAPKLTEAKQGADLDAAATVRAAEQVYLTGTTVDAVVTAKDAEITTAEASEALEKVAQPALSAPITVAAGDKTFEVAPATIASALSFEAADGALTPKLDPDKLMAASRAKLQELGMQAPKDASFTFADGRPTVVPSTDGLGVSKENLAKAVGETMTKTSERNASVEVGALKAAFTTEDANNLGIKEVTGEFTTKFPATAYRVNNIGKSAGLVNGVLVKPGETFSMNQVLGPRTLARGWQAGGAIDGGKVVERMGGGISQTTTTTFNAIFFAGLEDVYHKPHSLYFSRYPMGREATLDYVSVDMKFKNNTEYGVLMQAYTNNPKVGGQGTVTVRVWSTKKYDVKASDPVQSAFRSPGPAIQSDAAVCSPQSAMSGFRVDYNRLFYQNGALVKTEPFNWTYNTLQAVRCTNPNARADRIER, from the coding sequence GTGGTCACGCTCGACCCGGCGGTCGGGGAGGCGGCGCTGGCCGACCTGGGCACCCAGGTCCACACCGAACCCGAGAACGCCGACCTGGCGATCGTGGAGGGGGCGCCCAAGCTCACCGAGGCCAAGCAGGGGGCCGACCTGGACGCCGCCGCGACCGTGCGGGCCGCCGAGCAGGTGTACCTGACCGGCACCACGGTGGACGCCGTCGTGACCGCCAAGGACGCCGAGATCACCACCGCGGAGGCGTCCGAGGCGCTCGAGAAGGTCGCCCAGCCGGCGCTGTCTGCGCCCATCACCGTCGCCGCGGGCGACAAGACCTTCGAGGTGGCGCCGGCCACCATCGCGTCCGCGCTGTCGTTCGAGGCCGCCGACGGCGCCCTGACGCCGAAGCTGGACCCCGACAAGCTGATGGCCGCCTCGAGGGCCAAGCTGCAGGAACTCGGCATGCAGGCCCCCAAGGACGCGAGCTTCACCTTCGCCGACGGCCGCCCGACGGTGGTGCCGTCCACGGACGGGCTGGGCGTGTCCAAGGAGAACCTCGCCAAGGCCGTGGGCGAGACCATGACGAAGACGTCCGAGCGCAACGCGTCGGTCGAGGTCGGCGCGCTGAAGGCCGCGTTCACGACCGAGGACGCCAACAACCTCGGGATCAAGGAGGTCACCGGCGAGTTCACCACGAAGTTCCCGGCGACCGCCTACCGCGTCAACAACATCGGCAAGTCGGCCGGGCTGGTCAACGGCGTCCTGGTGAAGCCGGGGGAGACGTTCTCGATGAACCAGGTGCTCGGTCCGCGCACCCTGGCGCGCGGCTGGCAGGCCGGCGGCGCCATCGACGGCGGCAAGGTCGTCGAGCGGATGGGCGGCGGCATCTCCCAGACCACCACGACCACGTTCAACGCGATCTTCTTCGCCGGGCTCGAGGACGTCTACCACAAGCCGCACTCGCTATACTTCAGCCGCTACCCGATGGGCCGCGAGGCCACGCTGGACTACGTGTCGGTGGACATGAAGTTCAAGAACAACACCGAGTACGGCGTCCTCATGCAGGCCTACACCAACAACCCCAAGGTCGGCGGCCAGGGCACGGTGACGGTCCGGGTGTGGTCGACCAAGAAGTACGACGTGAAGGCGTCCGACCCGGTGCAGAGCGCGTTCCGCAGCCCCGGCCCCGCGATCCAGAGCGACGCGGCGGTGTGCAGCCCGCAGAGCGCGATGTCGGGCTTCCGGGTCGACTACAACCGCCTGTTCTACCAGAACGGCGCCCTGGTCAAGACCGAGCCGTTCAACTGGACGTACAACACGCTGCAGGCCGTCCGCTGCACCAATCCCAACGCGCGCGCCGACCGCATCGAACGCTGA